Proteins encoded in a region of the Rutidosis leptorrhynchoides isolate AG116_Rl617_1_P2 chromosome 9, CSIRO_AGI_Rlap_v1, whole genome shotgun sequence genome:
- the LOC139869014 gene encoding ribulose bisphosphate carboxylase small subunit, chloroplastic-like — translation MASISSSAIATVTKTASAQASLAAPFTGLKANNFPFTKKSNDLSNLPTNGGRVQCMKVWPPLGLKKFETLSYLPPLSNEALAKEVDYLLRNKWVPCLEFELEHGFVYREHGNTPGYYDGRYWTMWKLPMFGCTDSAQVLAEVAECKKEYPQAFIRVIGFDNVRQVQCISFIVSKPAGY, via the exons ATGGCCTCCATCTCCTCCTCAGCCATTGCAACCGTCACCAAGACCGCCTCCGCTCAAGCGAGCTTGGCTGCTCCATTCACCGGCCTTAAGGCCAACAACTTCCCCTTTACCAAGAAGTCAAACGACTTATCAAACCTTCCCACCAACGGCGGAAGAGTGCAATGCatgaag GTGTGGCCACCATTGGGTTTGAAGAAGTTCGAGACCCTTTCATATCTACCACCTCTTTCTAATGAAGCTTTGGCTAAGGAAGTCGACTACTTGCTCCGTAACAAATGGGTTCCCTGTTTGGAATTCGAGTTGGAG CACGGTTTCGTGTACCGTGAGCACGGTAACACCCCCGGATACTATGACGGAAGATACTGGACAATGTGGAAGTTGCCTATGTTCGGATGCACTGACTCTGCCCAAGTGTTGGCTGAGGTTGCTGAGTGCAAGAAGGAGTACCCCCAGGCCTTCATCCGTGTTATCGGATTCGACAACGTTCGTCAAGTGCAATGCATCAGTTTCATCGTCTCCAAACCAGCAGGCTACTAA